From the genome of Nasonia vitripennis strain AsymCx chromosome 1, Nvit_psr_1.1, whole genome shotgun sequence, one region includes:
- the Or279 gene encoding odorant receptor 279 isoform X2, with protein sequence MKSRENIFTKDDIEYYLNFILKSLRTVGLKLSLSKKIDEFKFRHKLPTIIGCSIGIIIFFLQIYFIGDALHNHTILPIQIISQVISNLQAVSKGFLVVYKINKIQRILEQIGVLWKMYTPDESNRATLYNILQRTRSICKTYYAVLIATVSIYYLQPIANFMGQYGARNGINHTYDYTKTLLIIKVPFQVTLKRYFFIISQEAVLLYMSALYWACSDAFFACFTTQICYHFKNENSRLNLVTLIKRHQKLLRLCELTEDVFSPIIFSTMLSSAMNLCVNVIGVKETISNGSYRQTGMHLFLFIITFSQILFYCAFAEAMTEEACTLADLAYNLEWTSKDYKLRYYIQVIILRAHKPIYCTAYGFFPIGIQKLTSNVYFSDYKRVIFILYDAKNSELKI encoded by the exons ATGAAGTCTCGAG aaaatatttttacgaaaGATGACATCgagtattatttaaacttcaTTTTAAAATCGTTGCGTACAGTGGGTTTGAAGCTCAGTTTAAGCAAGAAAATTGATGAATTCAAGTTTCGTCATAAATTACCAACTATTATAGGATGCTCAATAGGAATAatcatatttttcttacaAATCTATTTTATTGGAGATGCTTTGCATAACCACACGATACTACCAATACAAATCATCAGCCAGGTCATTTCCAATCTTCAGGCAGTAAGCAAG GGATTTCTGGttgtatacaaaataaataaaatacaacgAATACTGGAACAAATAGGAGTTCTTTGGAAGATGTATACGCCGGATGAAAGTAATCGCGCAacattatataatatactgcAGCGTACTCGGTCCATTTGTAAGACTTACTATGCCGTGTTGATAGCAACTGTATCAATCTATTACTTGCAACCGATTGC AAATTTTATGGGACAGTATGGAGCACGAAATGGCATAAACCACACGTATGACTATACGAAGACGCTTTTGATAATAAAAGTTCCTTTTCAAGTAACCCTGAAacgatacttttttataatttctcaGGAAGCTGTTTTATTGTATATGAGTGCTTTGTACTGGGCTTGCAGTGATGCATTTTTTGCCTGTTTTACTACGCAAATATGTTATCATTTTAAG AATGAAAATTCTCGTTTGAATTTAGTAACTTTGATAAAAAGACACCAAAAGCTTTTGAG actGTGCGAGTTAACGGAAGATGTTTTCAGCCCGATAATCTTCTCAACCATGTTATCTTCCGCTATGAATTTATGCGTCAACGTGATTGGCGTTAAAGAG ACAATCTCAAATGGATCATATCGACAGACAGGAATGCATCTGTTTTTATTCATTATCACATTTTCACAAATACTATTTTATTGTGCTTTTGCAGAGGCAATGACGGAAGAg gCCTGTACGCTGGCTGACTTAGCATACAACTTGGAATGGACATCAAAGGATTACAAGCTTCGATATTATATCCAAGTGATCATATTAAGAGCTCATAAACCAATTTACTGTACGGCTTATGGCTTCTTCCCAATTGGAATTCAGAAGCTAACATCG AATGTGTACTTTTCAGATTATAAACGCGTCATTTTCATATTATATGATGCTAAAAACAGTGAGTTAAAAATTTGA
- the Or279 gene encoding odorant receptor 279 isoform X1 codes for MKSRENIFTKDDIEYYLNFILKSLRTVGLKLSLSKKIDEFKFRHKLPTIIGCSIGIIIFFLQIYFIGDALHNHTILPIQIISQVISNLQAVSKGFLVVYKINKIQRILEQIGVLWKMYTPDESNRATLYNILQRTRSICKTYYAVLIATVSIYYLQPIANFMGQYGARNGINHTYDYTKTLLIIKVPFQVTLKRYFFIISQEAVLLYMSALYWACSDAFFACFTTQICYHFKILKYHTKVCFDVKNENSRLNLVTLIKRHQKLLRLCELTEDVFSPIIFSTMLSSAMNLCVNVIGVKETISNGSYRQTGMHLFLFIITFSQILFYCAFAEAMTEEACTLADLAYNLEWTSKDYKLRYYIQVIILRAHKPIYCTAYGFFPIGIQKLTSNVYFSDYKRVIFILYDAKNSELKI; via the exons ATGAAGTCTCGAG aaaatatttttacgaaaGATGACATCgagtattatttaaacttcaTTTTAAAATCGTTGCGTACAGTGGGTTTGAAGCTCAGTTTAAGCAAGAAAATTGATGAATTCAAGTTTCGTCATAAATTACCAACTATTATAGGATGCTCAATAGGAATAatcatatttttcttacaAATCTATTTTATTGGAGATGCTTTGCATAACCACACGATACTACCAATACAAATCATCAGCCAGGTCATTTCCAATCTTCAGGCAGTAAGCAAG GGATTTCTGGttgtatacaaaataaataaaatacaacgAATACTGGAACAAATAGGAGTTCTTTGGAAGATGTATACGCCGGATGAAAGTAATCGCGCAacattatataatatactgcAGCGTACTCGGTCCATTTGTAAGACTTACTATGCCGTGTTGATAGCAACTGTATCAATCTATTACTTGCAACCGATTGC AAATTTTATGGGACAGTATGGAGCACGAAATGGCATAAACCACACGTATGACTATACGAAGACGCTTTTGATAATAAAAGTTCCTTTTCAAGTAACCCTGAAacgatacttttttataatttctcaGGAAGCTGTTTTATTGTATATGAGTGCTTTGTACTGGGCTTGCAGTGATGCATTTTTTGCCTGTTTTACTACGCAAATATGTTATCATTTTAAG ATTTTAAAGTATCATACTAAAGTTTGTTTTGATGTAAAGAATGAAAATTCTCGTTTGAATTTAGTAACTTTGATAAAAAGACACCAAAAGCTTTTGAG actGTGCGAGTTAACGGAAGATGTTTTCAGCCCGATAATCTTCTCAACCATGTTATCTTCCGCTATGAATTTATGCGTCAACGTGATTGGCGTTAAAGAG ACAATCTCAAATGGATCATATCGACAGACAGGAATGCATCTGTTTTTATTCATTATCACATTTTCACAAATACTATTTTATTGTGCTTTTGCAGAGGCAATGACGGAAGAg gCCTGTACGCTGGCTGACTTAGCATACAACTTGGAATGGACATCAAAGGATTACAAGCTTCGATATTATATCCAAGTGATCATATTAAGAGCTCATAAACCAATTTACTGTACGGCTTATGGCTTCTTCCCAATTGGAATTCAGAAGCTAACATCG AATGTGTACTTTTCAGATTATAAACGCGTCATTTTCATATTATATGATGCTAAAAACAGTGAGTTAAAAATTTGA
- the Or279 gene encoding odorant receptor 279 isoform X3 produces MGLKLSLSKKIDEFKFRHKLPTIIGCSIGIIIFFLQIYFIGDALHNHTILPIQIISQVISNLQAVSKGFLVVYKINKIQRILEQIGVLWKMYTPDESNRATLYNILQRTRSICKTYYAVLIATVSIYYLQPIANFMGQYGARNGINHTYDYTKTLLIIKVPFQVTLKRYFFIISQEAVLLYMSALYWACSDAFFACFTTQICYHFKILKYHTKVCFDVKNENSRLNLVTLIKRHQKLLRLCELTEDVFSPIIFSTMLSSAMNLCVNVIGVKETISNGSYRQTGMHLFLFIITFSQILFYCAFAEAMTEEACTLADLAYNLEWTSKDYKLRYYIQVIILRAHKPIYCTAYGFFPIGIQKLTSNVYFSDYKRVIFILYDAKNSELKI; encoded by the exons A TGGGTTTGAAGCTCAGTTTAAGCAAGAAAATTGATGAATTCAAGTTTCGTCATAAATTACCAACTATTATAGGATGCTCAATAGGAATAatcatatttttcttacaAATCTATTTTATTGGAGATGCTTTGCATAACCACACGATACTACCAATACAAATCATCAGCCAGGTCATTTCCAATCTTCAGGCAGTAAGCAAG GGATTTCTGGttgtatacaaaataaataaaatacaacgAATACTGGAACAAATAGGAGTTCTTTGGAAGATGTATACGCCGGATGAAAGTAATCGCGCAacattatataatatactgcAGCGTACTCGGTCCATTTGTAAGACTTACTATGCCGTGTTGATAGCAACTGTATCAATCTATTACTTGCAACCGATTGC AAATTTTATGGGACAGTATGGAGCACGAAATGGCATAAACCACACGTATGACTATACGAAGACGCTTTTGATAATAAAAGTTCCTTTTCAAGTAACCCTGAAacgatacttttttataatttctcaGGAAGCTGTTTTATTGTATATGAGTGCTTTGTACTGGGCTTGCAGTGATGCATTTTTTGCCTGTTTTACTACGCAAATATGTTATCATTTTAAG ATTTTAAAGTATCATACTAAAGTTTGTTTTGATGTAAAGAATGAAAATTCTCGTTTGAATTTAGTAACTTTGATAAAAAGACACCAAAAGCTTTTGAG actGTGCGAGTTAACGGAAGATGTTTTCAGCCCGATAATCTTCTCAACCATGTTATCTTCCGCTATGAATTTATGCGTCAACGTGATTGGCGTTAAAGAG ACAATCTCAAATGGATCATATCGACAGACAGGAATGCATCTGTTTTTATTCATTATCACATTTTCACAAATACTATTTTATTGTGCTTTTGCAGAGGCAATGACGGAAGAg gCCTGTACGCTGGCTGACTTAGCATACAACTTGGAATGGACATCAAAGGATTACAAGCTTCGATATTATATCCAAGTGATCATATTAAGAGCTCATAAACCAATTTACTGTACGGCTTATGGCTTCTTCCCAATTGGAATTCAGAAGCTAACATCG AATGTGTACTTTTCAGATTATAAACGCGTCATTTTCATATTATATGATGCTAAAAACAGTGAGTTAAAAATTTGA
- the Or279 gene encoding odorant receptor 279: MKSRENIFTKDDIEYYLNFILKSLRTVGLKLSLSKKIDEFKFRHKLPTIIGCSIGIIIFFLQIYFIGDALHNHTILPIQIISQVISNLQAVSKGFLVVYKINKIQRILEQIGVLWKMYTPDESNRATLYNILQRTRSICKTYYAVLIATVSIYYLQPIANFMGQYGARNGINHTYDYTKTLLIIKVPFQVTLKRYFFIISQEAVLLYMSALYWACSDAFFACFTTQICYHFKILKYHTKVCFDVKNENSRLNLVTLIKRHQKLLRLCELTEDVFSPIIFSTMLSSAMNLCVNVIGVKETISNGSYRQTGMHLFLFIITFSQILFYCAFAEAMTEEACTLADLAYNLEWTSKDYKLRYYIQVIILRAHKPIYCTAYGFFPIGIQKLTSIINASFSYYMMLKTVS; the protein is encoded by the exons ATGAAGTCTCGAG aaaatatttttacgaaaGATGACATCgagtattatttaaacttcaTTTTAAAATCGTTGCGTACAGTGGGTTTGAAGCTCAGTTTAAGCAAGAAAATTGATGAATTCAAGTTTCGTCATAAATTACCAACTATTATAGGATGCTCAATAGGAATAatcatatttttcttacaAATCTATTTTATTGGAGATGCTTTGCATAACCACACGATACTACCAATACAAATCATCAGCCAGGTCATTTCCAATCTTCAGGCAGTAAGCAAG GGATTTCTGGttgtatacaaaataaataaaatacaacgAATACTGGAACAAATAGGAGTTCTTTGGAAGATGTATACGCCGGATGAAAGTAATCGCGCAacattatataatatactgcAGCGTACTCGGTCCATTTGTAAGACTTACTATGCCGTGTTGATAGCAACTGTATCAATCTATTACTTGCAACCGATTGC AAATTTTATGGGACAGTATGGAGCACGAAATGGCATAAACCACACGTATGACTATACGAAGACGCTTTTGATAATAAAAGTTCCTTTTCAAGTAACCCTGAAacgatacttttttataatttctcaGGAAGCTGTTTTATTGTATATGAGTGCTTTGTACTGGGCTTGCAGTGATGCATTTTTTGCCTGTTTTACTACGCAAATATGTTATCATTTTAAG ATTTTAAAGTATCATACTAAAGTTTGTTTTGATGTAAAGAATGAAAATTCTCGTTTGAATTTAGTAACTTTGATAAAAAGACACCAAAAGCTTTTGAG actGTGCGAGTTAACGGAAGATGTTTTCAGCCCGATAATCTTCTCAACCATGTTATCTTCCGCTATGAATTTATGCGTCAACGTGATTGGCGTTAAAGAG ACAATCTCAAATGGATCATATCGACAGACAGGAATGCATCTGTTTTTATTCATTATCACATTTTCACAAATACTATTTTATTGTGCTTTTGCAGAGGCAATGACGGAAGAg gCCTGTACGCTGGCTGACTTAGCATACAACTTGGAATGGACATCAAAGGATTACAAGCTTCGATATTATATCCAAGTGATCATATTAAGAGCTCATAAACCAATTTACTGTACGGCTTATGGCTTCTTCCCAATTGGAATTCAGAAGCTAACATCG ATTATAAACGCGTCATTTTCATATTATATGATGCTAAAAACAGTGAGTTAA